A window of the Thermoleophilia bacterium SCSIO 60948 genome harbors these coding sequences:
- a CDS encoding MBL fold metallo-hydrolase produces the protein MGRRDTPRIAALAGCAAGLAAAPMAGEPSPLAPFAAAVAVGALAALARSGDRRVLAPSVCMAAVLAGLTLGSARTAAIDEGAFTGPAGDRGELTGFVSEVPDRDDGEVRVVVEGAEGRVEVRAPEPVGELPVGGEVSAEGVLRAPSEFEADRLADDGIEQILQAGSIETTGARRGGLAGAIDSVRVRSEDALGRGAPEAEAALLRGFVLGQDERIDPRTEEDFRRSGLSHLLAVSGQNVLLLAILAMAVLALLGVSLRDRLLIVIALIAIYVPVAGAGPSILRAGAMGVAGLLAALAGRPASRWYALAGAALFTLALDPRATGDVGWQLSFAAVIGILAFAAPLRDLLLPPPPRMASPLRRGVVEGIAVTLAATLATAPLMAATFGAFSLTSLLANLLVLPAVAPIMWLGMAAAFLGQIPAVPVEPLVWLAARLAGYVEQVAHLMAAPSWAEAELEPLGIPAVLASYLTLAVAATVGLAVAARRRGLGSRRWVPRPAGRTARISLHLAAGLVLAGVLATGSVALLGRAGPGSAPGREAPLTVTVLDVGQGDAILVEPRDRAPLLIDAGPAGADLPRSLAEHGVEALDAVLVSHADDDHVGGLGEVLESIPAARIVRAAPSRRLREASAAFGAREQAMTRGEVLRSGRLSLKALWPPPELARRSPGDRSPVLADERNGLGLVLLLRWRRFTMLLPGDAEAEAVPLDPGPIDVLKLAHHGSADAGLSELLERSEPELGVASVGAENAYGHPTPETLAAASDHGLPVARTDRDGDIEIEVRRTGWSRIE, from the coding sequence GTGGGGCGCCGCGACACGCCGCGGATCGCGGCACTCGCCGGCTGCGCGGCCGGTCTGGCCGCCGCGCCGATGGCCGGCGAGCCTTCACCGCTCGCACCCTTCGCAGCTGCGGTCGCGGTCGGTGCGCTCGCCGCGCTCGCTCGCTCCGGGGACCGTCGCGTGCTCGCACCATCCGTCTGCATGGCCGCGGTGCTCGCCGGTCTGACGCTCGGCTCGGCGCGGACCGCGGCGATCGACGAGGGCGCCTTCACCGGACCGGCCGGAGATCGCGGCGAGCTGACCGGATTCGTCAGCGAGGTGCCGGACCGTGACGACGGGGAGGTCCGCGTCGTCGTCGAGGGCGCCGAGGGCCGGGTCGAGGTCCGCGCTCCCGAACCGGTCGGCGAGCTCCCGGTCGGCGGCGAGGTCAGCGCCGAAGGCGTGCTTCGCGCCCCGTCGGAGTTCGAAGCCGATCGGCTCGCCGACGACGGGATCGAGCAGATACTCCAGGCGGGCTCGATCGAGACGACGGGGGCGCGACGCGGTGGGCTCGCGGGCGCGATCGACTCCGTCCGCGTCCGATCGGAGGATGCGCTCGGCCGCGGCGCGCCCGAGGCCGAGGCTGCACTGCTTCGCGGGTTCGTCCTCGGTCAGGACGAACGCATCGACCCGCGTACGGAGGAGGACTTCCGCCGGTCCGGCTTGAGCCATCTACTCGCGGTCAGTGGCCAGAACGTCCTCCTGCTCGCGATCCTCGCGATGGCGGTCCTGGCGCTCCTCGGCGTCTCGCTCCGCGACCGGCTCCTGATCGTGATCGCGCTGATCGCGATCTACGTGCCTGTCGCTGGAGCAGGGCCCTCGATCCTGCGAGCCGGCGCGATGGGCGTCGCCGGACTGCTCGCCGCCCTCGCCGGCCGGCCCGCTTCGCGCTGGTACGCGCTCGCCGGCGCCGCTCTCTTCACGCTTGCTCTCGACCCGCGCGCCACGGGCGACGTCGGCTGGCAGCTGTCGTTCGCGGCGGTGATCGGGATCCTGGCCTTCGCCGCTCCGCTGCGCGACCTGCTCCTGCCGCCTCCCCCGCGAATGGCCTCGCCGCTTCGCCGCGGAGTCGTCGAGGGCATCGCGGTGACGCTCGCCGCGACCCTCGCCACCGCGCCGCTCATGGCTGCGACGTTCGGCGCGTTCTCCCTCACCTCGCTGCTCGCGAACCTCCTCGTCCTCCCGGCGGTCGCGCCGATCATGTGGCTCGGGATGGCCGCCGCGTTCCTCGGCCAGATCCCTGCGGTGCCCGTCGAGCCGCTCGTCTGGCTCGCCGCACGACTCGCCGGCTACGTCGAGCAGGTCGCGCATCTGATGGCGGCGCCGAGCTGGGCCGAGGCCGAGCTCGAGCCGCTCGGGATCCCAGCGGTCCTCGCCAGCTACCTGACCCTCGCCGTCGCCGCCACGGTCGGCCTCGCCGTGGCGGCACGCCGGCGCGGTCTCGGCTCGCGACGGTGGGTGCCACGGCCGGCGGGCAGGACGGCTCGGATCTCGCTCCACCTCGCAGCGGGCCTCGTGCTCGCCGGTGTGCTCGCCACGGGTTCCGTGGCGCTGCTCGGCCGCGCAGGCCCGGGCTCGGCGCCGGGTCGCGAGGCGCCGCTCACCGTGACCGTCCTCGACGTCGGCCAGGGCGACGCGATCCTGGTCGAGCCGCGCGACCGCGCGCCGTTGCTGATCGACGCCGGACCGGCGGGCGCTGACCTGCCCCGCAGCCTCGCCGAGCACGGGGTCGAGGCACTCGACGCCGTACTCGTCAGCCACGCCGACGACGATCACGTCGGGGGGCTGGGCGAGGTGCTGGAGTCGATCCCGGCCGCACGGATCGTTCGCGCCGCACCGTCGCGACGGCTCCGCGAGGCGTCCGCCGCGTTCGGCGCCCGCGAGCAGGCGATGACGCGCGGCGAGGTGCTGCGATCGGGGCGGCTCAGCCTCAAGGCGCTGTGGCCACCTCCCGAGCTCGCGCGCCGCTCGCCCGGGGATCGCTCACCCGTGCTCGCCGACGAGCGCAACGGCCTCGGGCTCGTCCTGCTCCTGCGCTGGCGCCGTTTCACGATGCTGCTTCCGGGCGATGCGGAGGCCGAGGCCGTCCCCCTCGACCCGGGTCCGATCGACGTCCTCAAGCTCGCGCACCACGGCAGCGCCGACGCCGGTCTGTCCGAGCTCCTCGAGCGGTCCGAGCCCGAGCTCGGGGTCGCGAGCGTCGGCGCCGAGAACGCCTACGGCCACCCGACGCCGGAGACGCTGGCGGCGGCCTCCGACCACGGACTTCCGGTCGCGCGCACCGACCGCGACGGCGACATCGAGATCGAGGTGCGCAGGACGGGGTGGTCGCGGATCGAATGA
- a CDS encoding ComEA family DNA-binding protein, producing the protein MAELSRSQIVVYAAIAVALLILGARWIRASEASPPEDGGFEAAPAADAGPSGAPAGGLDQGSVVVHVAGGVRDPGIYRMPSGSRVADAVERAGGATDSRATQAINLAALVADGQQVVVPELDPGGAPVASAGAAAEDGPISLGSASVEDLDTIEGIGPVTAEAIIAYRDENGGLSSVDELDEVSGIGPTTMDALRERLQP; encoded by the coding sequence GTGGCCGAGCTCTCGCGCAGCCAGATCGTCGTCTACGCAGCGATCGCGGTCGCGCTGCTGATCCTCGGGGCGCGCTGGATCCGCGCGTCCGAGGCTTCGCCACCTGAGGACGGCGGCTTCGAGGCGGCACCGGCGGCCGACGCCGGCCCCTCGGGCGCACCCGCCGGCGGGCTCGATCAGGGCTCGGTCGTCGTCCACGTCGCCGGCGGCGTCCGCGACCCGGGTATCTACCGGATGCCCTCCGGATCGCGAGTCGCCGACGCGGTCGAGCGGGCCGGCGGAGCGACCGATTCCCGGGCGACCCAGGCGATCAACCTCGCGGCGCTGGTCGCCGACGGCCAGCAGGTCGTCGTTCCCGAGCTCGATCCGGGCGGTGCGCCCGTGGCGAGCGCCGGAGCGGCGGCGGAGGACGGCCCGATCAGCCTCGGGTCGGCGAGCGTCGAGGACCTCGACACGATCGAGGGCATCGGGCCGGTCACGGCCGAGGCGATCATCGCCTACCGCGACGAGAACGGCGGTCTCTCCTCGGTCGACGAGCTCGACGAGGTCTCGGGGATCGGGCCGACGACGATGGACGCGTTGCGCGAGCGCCTCCAGCCTTGA
- a CDS encoding arylsulfatase: MTPESLPFAPTPSASHAGRTMQESTYEARTRPQRLPDDAPNILIILIDDAGPALPDTFGGEVRTDTLSRVHGDGIGLNRFHTTAMCSPTRASLLTGRNHHRIGNGQIAELANDWDGYAGEIPKSSALCADVLKEYGYATGAWGKWHNTPAIETTPAGPFHNWPSEIGFEYFYGFLAGEASQYEPNLVRNTTSVLPPRTPEEGYHLSEDLADDAISWLRRHEAFEPDKPFFMYWATGCLHGPHHVTKEWADRYAGKFDDGWDAYRERVFHRAKEKGWIPAEAQLTPRDPQMPAWDDIPEAQRPFQRRLMEVAAGFAEHADVQAGRVIDEIERLGRAENTLIFYIWGDNGSSGEGQNGTISELLAQNGIPTTVDTHIDALEEMGGLDLLGTPKVDNQYHAGWAWAGSTPYSGMKLMASDLGGTRNPLAIRWPARIAADSTPRSQFHHCNDIVPTIYELLGITPPRTVRGVPQDPIDGTSFAYAFDDPDAPGRLITQYFEIMGSRAVYHDGWMASATGPRLPWVPGLPPGIADWTPDDDEWRLYNLDEDFSQANDLAAAMPEKLAQMKETFAIEAARNSVYPIGGGLWIPVYHPELRISTPYREWNFSGEITRMPEFCAPALGNRGNLVTIEAQLPETAEGVLYALGGSGGGLTCFLDDGHLCFEYNLFIVQRTKIRSERRLAAGPARIEVSTEYADGVAPGGALRIELSVDGEQFATGVVPVSAPLLFSANDCLDIGTCLGGPVSLDYYDRAPFPFNGTIDGVHVRYTA; the protein is encoded by the coding sequence ATGACACCGGAGAGCCTTCCGTTCGCGCCGACGCCAAGCGCCAGCCACGCGGGCCGCACGATGCAGGAGTCCACCTACGAGGCACGCACCCGGCCGCAGCGGCTGCCCGACGATGCGCCCAACATCCTGATCATCCTGATCGACGACGCCGGACCCGCCCTGCCCGACACCTTCGGTGGCGAGGTTCGCACCGACACGCTGAGCCGCGTACACGGCGACGGCATCGGACTCAACCGCTTCCACACGACGGCCATGTGCTCGCCGACGCGCGCGTCGCTGCTGACCGGCCGCAACCACCATCGGATCGGCAACGGCCAGATCGCCGAGCTCGCCAACGACTGGGACGGCTATGCCGGCGAGATCCCGAAGAGCAGCGCGCTCTGCGCCGATGTCCTCAAGGAGTACGGCTACGCCACGGGCGCCTGGGGCAAGTGGCACAACACCCCCGCGATCGAGACGACCCCCGCCGGGCCCTTCCACAACTGGCCCAGCGAGATCGGGTTCGAGTACTTCTACGGATTTCTCGCCGGAGAGGCCTCCCAGTACGAGCCCAACCTGGTCCGCAACACGACCAGCGTGCTGCCGCCGCGTACACCCGAGGAGGGGTACCACCTGAGCGAGGATCTCGCCGACGATGCGATCTCCTGGCTGCGGCGCCACGAGGCCTTCGAGCCCGACAAGCCCTTCTTCATGTACTGGGCCACGGGCTGCCTGCACGGGCCCCACCACGTGACCAAGGAGTGGGCCGACAGGTACGCGGGCAAGTTCGACGACGGCTGGGACGCCTACCGCGAGCGCGTCTTTCACCGCGCCAAGGAGAAGGGCTGGATCCCCGCGGAGGCGCAGCTCACGCCGCGCGACCCCCAGATGCCTGCCTGGGACGACATCCCCGAGGCCCAGCGACCGTTCCAACGGCGCCTGATGGAGGTCGCCGCGGGCTTCGCCGAGCACGCCGACGTACAGGCCGGGCGGGTCATCGACGAGATCGAACGCCTCGGCCGAGCCGAGAACACGCTGATCTTCTACATCTGGGGCGACAACGGGTCCTCCGGAGAGGGGCAGAACGGAACGATCAGCGAACTGCTCGCCCAGAACGGCATCCCGACCACCGTCGACACGCATATCGACGCGCTCGAGGAGATGGGCGGCCTCGACCTGCTCGGCACCCCCAAGGTCGACAACCAGTACCACGCCGGCTGGGCCTGGGCGGGGAGTACGCCCTACTCCGGCATGAAGCTGATGGCCTCGGATCTCGGCGGGACGCGCAACCCGCTCGCGATCCGCTGGCCGGCGCGGATCGCGGCCGACTCGACGCCCCGCAGCCAGTTCCACCACTGCAACGACATCGTGCCGACGATCTACGAACTGCTCGGGATCACCCCGCCACGGACCGTACGCGGAGTCCCACAGGACCCGATCGATGGGACGAGCTTCGCCTATGCGTTCGACGACCCCGATGCGCCGGGGCGGCTGATCACCCAGTACTTCGAGATCATGGGCAGCCGGGCGGTCTACCACGATGGCTGGATGGCGTCGGCCACGGGCCCGCGGCTGCCATGGGTCCCGGGCCTGCCCCCGGGGATCGCCGACTGGACGCCCGACGACGACGAGTGGCGTCTCTACAACCTCGACGAGGACTTCTCACAGGCCAACGACCTCGCCGCGGCGATGCCCGAGAAGCTCGCGCAGATGAAGGAGACCTTCGCGATCGAGGCGGCCCGAAACAGCGTCTACCCGATAGGCGGCGGGCTCTGGATCCCGGTCTATCACCCGGAGCTGCGGATCTCGACCCCCTACCGCGAATGGAACTTCTCCGGGGAGATCACCCGGATGCCGGAGTTCTGCGCGCCGGCCCTCGGCAACCGCGGCAATCTGGTCACGATCGAAGCTCAGCTGCCGGAGACCGCGGAGGGCGTCCTCTACGCGCTCGGTGGGTCCGGCGGCGGGCTGACCTGCTTCCTCGACGACGGCCATCTCTGCTTCGAGTACAACCTGTTCATCGTCCAGCGGACGAAGATCCGCTCCGAACGGCGACTGGCGGCAGGTCCCGCCAGGATCGAGGTCTCGACCGAATACGCGGATGGGGTCGCTCCGGGAGGCGCGCTGCGAATCGAGCTATCCGTCGACGGCGAGCAGTTTGCGACGGGCGTCGTTCCCGTCAGCGCCCCGCTGCTGTTCAGCGCCAACGATTGCCTCGATATCGGCACCTGCCTCGGCGGCCCGGTCTCACTCGACTACTACGACCGGGCTCCATTCCCGTTCAACGGGACGATCGACGGGGTCCACGTCCGCTACACGGCGTAG
- a CDS encoding acylphosphatase, which produces MPGSASSDAGDRVARRFLATGRVQGVFFRDSTRREAERLGLAGWVRNADDGSVEGLLEGPEGAVDDGLEFLRGGPGNASVDRLDVSPAEPSGAESFEIR; this is translated from the coding sequence CTGCCCGGTTCGGCGAGTTCGGACGCCGGCGACCGCGTCGCGCGGAGGTTCCTCGCGACGGGTCGCGTCCAGGGTGTCTTCTTCCGTGATTCGACCCGGCGCGAGGCCGAGCGGCTGGGCCTCGCCGGTTGGGTGCGAAACGCCGACGACGGCAGCGTGGAGGGCCTCCTCGAGGGTCCGGAGGGCGCCGTCGACGACGGGCTCGAGTTCCTCCGCGGAGGCCCCGGCAACGCGTCGGTGGATCGGCTCGACGTATCGCCCGCCGAGCCGAGTGGAGCCGAGAGCTTCGAGATCCGCTGA
- a CDS encoding cupin domain-containing protein has protein sequence MLVRRLSEAPVIDVHQMSASILMDAGELGSRNLSATWLELPAGASEQLRSNEEAEQLYVIAFGSGRMAATGEEVELSPGDLVMIPPATDHRISAAEDDELVLVSVNSPGVSADELYGERVAAQAQGYDDYDDDYEES, from the coding sequence ATGCTGGTCAGACGCCTCTCCGAGGCTCCCGTGATCGATGTCCACCAGATGAGCGCGTCCATCCTCATGGACGCGGGCGAGCTCGGCTCTCGCAATCTCTCGGCCACCTGGCTCGAGCTCCCGGCCGGGGCCTCCGAGCAGCTGCGCTCCAACGAGGAGGCCGAGCAGCTCTACGTGATCGCCTTCGGCAGCGGCAGGATGGCCGCCACCGGCGAGGAGGTCGAGCTCTCCCCGGGTGATCTCGTGATGATCCCACCGGCGACCGACCACCGGATCTCGGCCGCCGAGGACGACGAGCTCGTGCTCGTCAGCGTCAACAGCCCCGGCGTGTCCGCCGACGAGCTCTACGGCGAGCGCGTCGCGGCACAGGCTCAGGGCTACGACGACTACGACGACGACTACGAGGAGTCCTAG
- a CDS encoding leucine--tRNA ligase: protein MDRYDPSEIEARWQAVWEAEHTWEVPNPGQPGFDPAKPKSYVLEMLPYPSGEPHVGHLKNYSIGDAIAHFRRRNGFEVVHPMGYDAFGLPAENNAIKTGVHPRVATERSISAYRQQFKRWGISIDWSREVATHTPEYYRWTQWIFLRLRELGLAYRDEAPVQWCPNDQTVLANEQVVDGHCERCGALVEQRRLEQWFFRITAYADRLLSDFDLLGKWPEHVVTMQRNWIGRSEGARVDFRCAELGLDFPVFTTRPDTLFGATFFALAPEHPLVGEMAAGGPNEAAVAEYVDRAARSSAAERGAEDREKTGVPTGRTVTNPVNGEEIPVWVADYVLMEYGTGAVMAVPGHDERDFDFARAHELPIRRVVAEPGEEEAPLDEAFVEQSSEVRMVNSGRFDGLAPAEAKQAIIDWLAETGRGEMTVNYRLRDWLLSRQRYWGCPIPIVYCSDCGQVPVPEDQLPVELPDVEEYAPKGQSPLAAVTDWVNTTCPRCGGPARRETDTMDTFVDSSWYYIRYLDPHNHEAPWSREAADHWMSVDQYIGGVEHAILHLLYSRFFVKALHDDDRLEALEPFTNLLTQGMITRDGAKMSSSKGNAVSAVETVERYGADTARTYVCFMGPPERGGDWVDAGVEGVHRFLGRLWRLSEEVRAWPEDPGAEAANGQTPEAASRLNLKIHWAIDKATRDIGEGFAFHTAIAAVMELINEAYLVKDELRDAPGGPTAARFATATAASLIFPFAPHLASEVYDRLTGERVWEQPWPTADPEVLARETITLVVQVNGKLRARIEADSSADRDALLELARADESVRAHLEGMDVVKEVVVPGKLVNLVARPSA from the coding sequence ATGGACCGCTACGACCCCTCAGAGATCGAGGCCCGCTGGCAGGCGGTCTGGGAGGCCGAGCACACCTGGGAGGTTCCGAACCCGGGTCAGCCGGGCTTCGACCCCGCCAAGCCGAAGTCCTACGTGCTCGAGATGCTGCCCTACCCGTCGGGCGAGCCTCACGTCGGCCACCTCAAGAACTATTCGATTGGCGACGCGATCGCCCACTTCCGGCGCCGCAACGGCTTCGAGGTCGTCCACCCGATGGGCTACGACGCGTTCGGCCTCCCGGCCGAGAACAACGCGATCAAGACGGGCGTCCACCCGCGCGTCGCGACCGAGCGCTCGATCTCCGCCTACCGCCAGCAGTTCAAGCGCTGGGGGATCTCGATCGACTGGTCGCGCGAGGTCGCCACCCACACGCCCGAGTACTACCGCTGGACGCAGTGGATCTTCCTCCGCCTGCGCGAGCTGGGACTCGCCTACCGCGACGAGGCACCCGTCCAGTGGTGCCCCAACGACCAGACCGTGCTCGCCAACGAGCAGGTCGTCGACGGCCACTGCGAGCGCTGCGGCGCGCTCGTCGAGCAGCGCCGGCTCGAGCAGTGGTTCTTCAGGATCACCGCCTACGCGGATCGTCTGCTCTCCGACTTCGACCTGCTCGGCAAGTGGCCCGAGCACGTCGTGACGATGCAGCGCAACTGGATCGGCCGCTCCGAGGGCGCCCGCGTCGACTTCCGCTGCGCGGAGCTCGGGCTCGATTTCCCCGTCTTCACGACCCGTCCGGACACCCTCTTCGGGGCGACGTTCTTCGCGCTGGCGCCCGAGCACCCGCTCGTCGGCGAGATGGCGGCCGGAGGTCCGAACGAGGCCGCCGTCGCGGAGTACGTCGACCGCGCCGCGCGCTCGAGCGCGGCCGAGCGCGGCGCCGAGGACCGCGAGAAGACCGGCGTCCCCACGGGCCGCACCGTCACCAACCCGGTCAACGGCGAGGAGATCCCGGTCTGGGTCGCCGACTACGTGTTGATGGAGTACGGCACCGGCGCCGTCATGGCCGTGCCGGGGCACGACGAGCGCGACTTCGACTTCGCCCGCGCGCACGAGCTCCCGATCCGCCGCGTCGTGGCCGAACCGGGGGAGGAGGAAGCTCCGCTCGACGAGGCGTTCGTCGAGCAGTCCTCTGAGGTCCGGATGGTCAACTCCGGTCGCTTCGACGGCCTCGCGCCCGCCGAGGCCAAGCAGGCGATCATCGACTGGCTCGCCGAGACGGGCCGTGGCGAGATGACGGTCAACTACAGGCTTCGCGACTGGCTGCTCTCCCGCCAGCGCTACTGGGGCTGCCCGATCCCGATCGTCTACTGCTCGGACTGCGGGCAGGTCCCGGTCCCCGAGGACCAGCTGCCGGTCGAGCTCCCGGACGTCGAGGAGTACGCGCCGAAGGGCCAGAGCCCGCTCGCCGCGGTCACCGACTGGGTCAACACGACGTGTCCCCGCTGCGGCGGCCCGGCGCGCCGCGAGACGGACACGATGGACACCTTCGTCGATTCGTCCTGGTACTACATCCGCTACCTCGACCCGCACAATCACGAGGCGCCGTGGAGCCGCGAGGCGGCCGACCACTGGATGTCGGTCGACCAGTACATCGGCGGCGTCGAGCACGCGATCCTCCACCTGCTCTACTCGCGCTTCTTCGTCAAGGCGCTCCACGACGACGACCGCCTCGAGGCGCTCGAGCCGTTCACGAACCTCCTGACCCAGGGGATGATCACCCGCGACGGGGCGAAGATGAGCTCTTCGAAGGGCAACGCGGTGAGCGCCGTCGAGACGGTCGAGCGCTACGGCGCCGACACCGCACGCACCTACGTCTGCTTCATGGGCCCTCCGGAGCGCGGTGGCGACTGGGTCGACGCAGGGGTCGAGGGCGTCCATCGCTTCCTCGGGCGCCTCTGGCGTCTCAGCGAGGAGGTCCGCGCCTGGCCCGAGGACCCCGGCGCCGAGGCCGCGAACGGGCAGACGCCCGAGGCTGCGTCGAGGCTCAACCTCAAGATCCACTGGGCGATCGACAAGGCGACCCGTGACATCGGCGAGGGTTTTGCCTTCCACACCGCGATCGCCGCCGTCATGGAGCTGATCAACGAGGCCTACCTCGTCAAGGACGAGCTGCGAGACGCGCCGGGCGGACCGACCGCCGCCCGCTTCGCCACCGCGACGGCCGCCTCGCTGATCTTCCCGTTCGCGCCCCACCTCGCCTCGGAGGTCTACGACCGCCTGACCGGCGAGCGCGTCTGGGAGCAGCCGTGGCCGACCGCCGATCCGGAGGTTCTGGCGCGGGAGACGATCACGCTCGTCGTCCAGGTCAACGGCAAGCTGCGGGCGCGGATCGAGGCCGACTCGAGCGCCGACCGGGACGCGCTTCTCGAGCTCGCGCGCGCCGATGAGTCGGTGCGCGCGCACCTCGAGGGCATGGACGTCGTCAAGGAGGTCGTCGTGCCCGGAAAGCTCGTCAACCTCGTCGCTCGGCCCTCGGCTTAG
- a CDS encoding type II toxin-antitoxin system prevent-host-death family antitoxin: protein MAEVRGSSPLSSILAEPADRLEVSAHDFRDRFGFYLEQASAGREVLVLRHGRPAARLSSAAALATSPDRV from the coding sequence ATGGCGGAGGTCAGGGGTTCGAGCCCCCTCAGCTCCATCCTCGCCGAACCAGCGGACCGACTCGAGGTCTCTGCGCACGACTTCCGGGATCGGTTCGGCTTCTATCTCGAGCAGGCGAGCGCCGGTCGGGAAGTGCTCGTCTTGCGCCATGGAAGGCCCGCCGCCCGGCTCTCGTCGGCCGCTGCGCTTGCCACCTCCCCGGACCGCGTCTAG
- the rsfS gene encoding ribosome silencing factor — MSATGSGVERIETEEKVAAARADGAGERAHDWGTSVDLVRRVAHIVDDKQGTDIVAVDVRELVSYTDVLLIATARNERLARAIVEDVRLALKHERGLLPSRTEGEADASWILVDYLDCVLHVFQPESRERYRLEQLWGEAPRVELELRESG, encoded by the coding sequence GTGAGCGCGACGGGCTCCGGCGTGGAGCGGATCGAGACTGAGGAGAAGGTCGCCGCGGCACGGGCCGACGGTGCTGGTGAGCGCGCGCACGACTGGGGAACGTCGGTCGATCTCGTCCGCCGGGTCGCCCATATCGTCGACGACAAGCAGGGGACGGACATCGTCGCGGTCGACGTCCGCGAGCTCGTCTCCTACACCGACGTGCTGCTGATCGCCACCGCGCGCAACGAGCGCCTCGCGAGGGCGATCGTCGAGGACGTCCGGCTCGCGCTCAAGCACGAGCGCGGTCTGCTTCCGAGCCGGACCGAGGGCGAGGCGGACGCGAGCTGGATCCTCGTCGACTATCTCGACTGCGTGCTCCACGTCTTCCAGCCGGAATCGCGCGAGCGCTACCGGCTCGAGCAGCTGTGGGGCGAGGCTCCGCGGGTCGAGCTCGAGCTGCGGGAGTCCGGTTAA
- the nadD gene encoding nicotinate (nicotinamide) nucleotide adenylyltransferase, whose amino-acid sequence MLGGAFNPPHIGHLVLAREAVEVLGLDRVLLVPYGEAPHRSIEPEPGPEVRLEMVELAVAGDELLEASPIEVERSGPSFTFRTLELLSDERPGDELTFLLGADAAAGLESWREPGRIVELARLGVAVRPGTVIDDAEAALERLGAAQDATVIAMPEIGVSSTGIRRRLAQGRSIRYLVRDEVGELIARRRIYE is encoded by the coding sequence ATACTCGGCGGGGCGTTCAACCCGCCGCACATCGGTCATCTGGTGCTCGCCCGCGAGGCGGTCGAGGTGCTCGGGCTCGACCGCGTCCTGCTGGTTCCCTACGGCGAGGCGCCGCATCGCTCGATCGAGCCGGAGCCGGGCCCCGAGGTCAGGCTCGAGATGGTCGAGCTCGCCGTCGCGGGCGATGAGCTGCTCGAGGCCTCACCGATCGAGGTCGAAAGGTCCGGGCCGTCGTTCACTTTTCGTACGCTTGAGTTGTTGAGCGACGAGCGACCTGGCGACGAGCTGACGTTCCTGCTGGGAGCCGATGCTGCCGCCGGGCTCGAGTCGTGGCGCGAGCCCGGGCGGATCGTCGAGCTGGCGCGACTCGGAGTCGCGGTGCGGCCGGGCACGGTCATCGATGACGCCGAGGCCGCGCTCGAGCGACTCGGAGCGGCACAGGACGCGACGGTGATCGCGATGCCTGAGATCGGTGTCAGCTCGACGGGGATCAGGCGGCGCCTGGCACAGGGCCGTTCGATCAGGTATCTGGTGCGAGATGAGGTCGGCGAGCTGATCGCCCGAAGGAGGATCTACGAGTGA